Proteins encoded together in one Pseudomonadota bacterium window:
- a CDS encoding metallophosphoesterase yields MRFKVGGALVLLLFCAAIAAVEGRSAAFVMKPYLQLGTDPRAGALSVVWLTTDEEARWSVEATRARAGSVSMARVRLWGRCYRQYSASLVGSGEFEYAVLRDGRVEMRARAQAPPRPGESFQAVVMGDLGPGTGAERAVASAVHRDAPGLVVIAGDIAYPRGTHGDNLRNVHAVYNTDRLMPGIGVPLMRSVIFAAAPGNHDVPVNRERSISLDRWPDALAYFYDWVQPLNGPTVPGPRLDGDAARVADFLASSDRRFPRMGTYSFDWGCAHFTVLDSTRAVDWTDPALRRWIVADLESARGAAWRFVVFHHPPFHSSRTHASDQWMRTLSDVFERGHADVVFAGHVHNYERTHPLRFRARKGGDGLLVAADGRVD; encoded by the coding sequence ATGCGTTTCAAGGTGGGCGGGGCACTCGTGCTGCTCTTGTTCTGTGCCGCCATCGCCGCGGTGGAGGGCCGTTCTGCGGCCTTCGTGATGAAGCCCTATCTCCAGCTCGGAACGGATCCCCGTGCGGGGGCGCTCTCTGTGGTCTGGCTCACGACCGACGAGGAGGCCCGCTGGAGCGTCGAGGCGACCCGCGCCAGAGCCGGCTCGGTCTCGATGGCGCGGGTGCGTCTCTGGGGACGTTGCTATCGTCAGTACAGCGCGTCGCTCGTGGGCTCGGGTGAGTTCGAGTACGCCGTGCTGCGAGACGGTCGCGTCGAGATGCGTGCCCGCGCGCAGGCCCCTCCTCGTCCGGGGGAATCTTTCCAGGCGGTGGTCATGGGCGATCTGGGTCCTGGAACGGGTGCTGAGCGCGCGGTGGCGAGCGCGGTGCACCGCGACGCCCCCGGACTCGTGGTCATTGCCGGCGACATCGCCTACCCCCGAGGCACGCATGGCGACAACCTGCGCAACGTGCACGCAGTCTACAACACCGACCGCCTCATGCCGGGCATCGGGGTTCCCCTCATGCGGTCGGTGATCTTTGCCGCGGCGCCCGGCAACCACGACGTGCCCGTCAATCGAGAGCGGAGCATCTCGCTCGACCGCTGGCCAGACGCACTGGCCTATTTCTACGACTGGGTGCAGCCGTTGAACGGTCCGACGGTGCCCGGGCCTCGCCTCGATGGCGATGCCGCGCGCGTGGCCGACTTCCTGGCGTCGAGTGATCGACGCTTCCCTCGAATGGGCACCTACTCGTTCGACTGGGGGTGCGCGCACTTCACCGTGCTCGACTCCACGCGGGCGGTCGACTGGACCGACCCCGCGCTGCGCCGCTGGATCGTCGCAGATCTCGAATCGGCGCGAGGCGCCGCATGGCGCTTCGTGGTGTTTCATCACCCCCCGTTCCACAGCTCACGAACCCACGCCAGCGATCAGTGGATGCGCACCTTGTCTGACGTATTCGAACGCGGTCACGCGGACGTGGTCTTTGCGGGACATGTGCACAACTACGAGCGGACGCATCCTTTGCGCTTCCGAGCGCGCAAAGGGGGAGATGGCCTCCTGGTTGCGGCGGACGGTCGCGTCGAC